One window of uncultured Methanoregula sp. genomic DNA carries:
- the folP gene encoding dihydropteroate synthase, whose product MRQCVVNKLLIGGDAPPRVMGVINCSPESFYTDSFIPTNEIHKKAIEMVEQGADMIDVGARSTAPHAQAISGTAEGERIDAALKELDGTGITVSVDTMNPWVLDVCLKHDVHAVNDIAGFSSQAYVRRVAQSGLPAFVMASNYQPGDAAGLDATEQALATVMQRCSDAGIDNYVLDPGVGLWTPFRSFEDNWELCRNFDRFKKFDRPLLAAISRKSFIGSLVNREPEERLAGSLAVTYGLLTKGASIVRAHDVSQTVDTIRVFERMVNGR is encoded by the coding sequence ATGCGACAATGTGTGGTGAACAAGCTTCTCATCGGGGGGGACGCCCCTCCCCGGGTCATGGGTGTTATCAACTGCAGCCCGGAATCGTTCTATACCGATTCGTTCATCCCGACCAACGAGATCCACAAGAAAGCCATCGAGATGGTGGAGCAGGGGGCGGACATGATCGATGTCGGCGCCCGGAGTACTGCTCCCCATGCCCAGGCGATCAGCGGTACCGCCGAGGGTGAGCGGATCGATGCTGCACTCAAGGAGCTCGACGGGACCGGTATCACGGTGTCCGTGGATACCATGAACCCGTGGGTGCTGGACGTCTGCCTGAAGCACGATGTCCATGCGGTCAACGACATCGCCGGGTTCTCATCGCAGGCATATGTCCGGCGCGTAGCACAGTCGGGCCTTCCCGCTTTCGTGATGGCCTCGAACTACCAGCCCGGCGATGCAGCGGGGCTGGATGCAACCGAACAGGCTCTGGCAACGGTCATGCAGCGCTGCAGCGATGCAGGGATCGACAACTATGTTCTCGATCCGGGCGTGGGCCTCTGGACACCGTTCCGCTCGTTCGAGGACAACTGGGAACTCTGCCGTAATTTCGACCGGTTCAAAAAGTTCGATCGCCCGCTCCTTGCCGCGATCTCGCGGAAGAGCTTCATCGGGAGCCTCGTGAACCGGGAGCCGGAGGAACGGCTTGCCGGAAGCCTCGCGGTCACGTACGGGCTGCTCACAAAGGGCGCATCCATTGTAAGGGCGCACGATGTCTCGCAGACCGTGGATACTATCAGGGTATTCGAGCGGATGGTGAACGGGCGATGA
- a CDS encoding DNA-deoxyinosine glycosylase, translated as MKRTTDNPDPEKLQGLQPACGDNPRVLILGSFPSVLSLEGAMYYGNPHNQFWRIMADLFSLDSSLPYPRRIEEITGRGIALWDVVRSCSRPGSADTQIRNPVFNDIGGFLATHPGITLVALNGSTAARYFRQACRIPGVDTALLPSTSPAHARVSYEEKREKWKMIKNAVR; from the coding sequence ATGAAACGTACTACAGACAATCCCGACCCGGAGAAACTGCAGGGCCTGCAACCGGCATGCGGGGATAATCCCCGGGTGCTGATCCTGGGGAGTTTCCCGAGCGTCCTCTCCCTTGAAGGTGCCATGTACTACGGGAACCCGCACAACCAGTTCTGGAGAATCATGGCCGATCTCTTCTCCCTGGACAGCTCGCTCCCGTACCCCCGGCGAATTGAAGAGATAACGGGACGCGGAATTGCCCTCTGGGACGTGGTCCGCAGCTGTTCCCGCCCGGGAAGTGCGGATACGCAGATCCGCAACCCGGTCTTCAATGACATCGGGGGCTTCCTTGCCACCCATCCCGGCATAACCCTCGTGGCACTCAACGGGAGTACTGCAGCACGGTACTTCCGGCAGGCCTGCAGGATACCGGGGGTCGATACGGCGCTCCTCCCGTCGACAAGCCCGGCCCATGCACGGGTCAGCTATGAAGAGAAACGGGAGAAATGGAAGATGATAAAAAATGCAGTGCGGTAA
- the cofC gene encoding 2-phospho-L-lactate guanylyltransferase, with protein MCPPALIPYKPKNPKTRLSAILSQEEREQFAQAMLSDVKDAVKDAMCSPVLVCTELFDSEDVQVTITDTDLNGALNEILPQAAGESLIIMADLPLANAESIRRVLSTKMDMAIVPGRGGGTNVIYVKEPKRFHVDYYGTSFLKHMKIAGEAGLSCEVIDSFRLHTDIDEEEDLAELLIHGTGKSRAYLEELGFSLSVEKGRVGVVRKR; from the coding sequence ATGTGCCCTCCAGCGCTTATTCCTTATAAACCCAAAAATCCCAAGACCCGCCTTTCCGCGATTCTCAGTCAGGAGGAACGGGAGCAGTTTGCCCAGGCAATGCTCTCGGATGTAAAAGATGCCGTAAAAGATGCAATGTGCAGCCCGGTGCTCGTCTGCACTGAGCTCTTCGACAGCGAGGATGTCCAGGTGACCATCACCGACACCGACTTAAACGGTGCCCTCAACGAGATCCTTCCGCAGGCAGCTGGCGAGTCGCTCATCATCATGGCAGACCTCCCGCTTGCCAATGCCGAATCAATCCGCCGGGTCCTCTCCACGAAGATGGATATGGCTATCGTTCCAGGAAGGGGCGGCGGGACGAACGTGATCTACGTTAAGGAGCCCAAGCGCTTCCATGTCGATTATTATGGCACCAGTTTCTTAAAACACATGAAGATTGCCGGGGAAGCAGGTCTCTCCTGCGAGGTTATCGACTCGTTCCGGCTCCACACGGACATCGATGAAGAAGAAGATCTTGCCGAACTCCTGATCCACGGAACCGGGAAGAGCAGGGCGTACCTGGAAGAACTGGGTTTCTCTCTCTCCGTTGAGAAAGGCCGGGTTGGCGTAGTCCGGAAACGATAG
- a CDS encoding HAMP domain-containing sensor histidine kinase — MIFKEKQPAAGSDADSAAKEKQPLYPGMTPEELRAALAFAEKKLQLVGSITRHDVLNQLTAIVGYNELLGMIIEDPKLKTYLDRERQAVDKIRRQFQFAKDYQNIGVAPPAWHPLGQFIRQAGEEIDLGAIQVEDGTGKAAVFVEPQFVKVITNLFENTLRHGKKASRIRIFLQDDPGGTRLIFEDDGEGIPADDKTKIFERGFGKGTGWGLYLVREILQFSAMSIRETGEPGNGARFEITIPEEKLQRLSDQ; from the coding sequence ATGATATTCAAGGAAAAACAACCGGCTGCGGGATCCGATGCGGATTCCGCTGCAAAGGAAAAACAACCCCTCTATCCCGGCATGACACCGGAAGAGCTGAGGGCAGCGCTTGCCTTTGCCGAGAAGAAGCTCCAGCTGGTTGGCAGCATCACCCGGCACGATGTCCTCAACCAGCTGACGGCCATTGTCGGGTATAATGAGCTCCTCGGGATGATCATAGAAGATCCCAAGCTGAAAACCTATCTCGACCGGGAACGCCAGGCGGTCGACAAGATACGCAGGCAGTTCCAGTTCGCCAAGGATTACCAGAACATCGGGGTGGCCCCTCCTGCATGGCACCCGCTCGGACAGTTCATCCGCCAGGCTGGCGAGGAGATTGACCTGGGGGCGATCCAGGTTGAGGACGGGACCGGCAAGGCAGCAGTCTTTGTGGAACCCCAGTTTGTGAAAGTGATAACCAATCTTTTCGAAAATACCCTGCGCCACGGGAAAAAGGCATCCCGTATCCGTATTTTTTTGCAGGACGACCCTGGCGGGACGCGGCTTATATTCGAGGATGATGGTGAAGGAATCCCGGCAGATGACAAGACCAAAATCTTCGAGCGCGGTTTTGGCAAGGGCACCGGGTGGGGCCTGTACCTGGTGCGGGAGATCCTGCAGTTCTCTGCAATGAGCATCCGGGAGACCGGGGAACCCGGGAACGGTGCACGGTTCGAGATTACGATTCCCGAAGAAAAATTACAGCGGCTGTCCGACCAGTAA
- the cofE gene encoding coenzyme F420-0:L-glutamate ligase — protein MNSTFEVFGLSTGIIRSGDSIAERVVAAAQETCRGLEDGDILVLAETAVATAEGNVIDLSFVTPSEKAVELAKQYRMDPRTAEVVIRESDSVVGGIPGFLLCMKNGTLLPNAGVDASNAPPGCVTPLPADPDKSATDIKDTIKILTGASIGVIIADSRTHAMRLGCSGVAIGAAGITAVIDDRGRCDLFGRKLEVTKRAVADNIASAAELVMGEADECTPAAIVRGIGLPIGDHVGVDTIDATECLFMGAFRNSRTEW, from the coding sequence ATGAACAGCACCTTCGAGGTCTTCGGCCTCTCCACGGGAATCATCCGCAGCGGCGATTCGATTGCGGAACGGGTCGTGGCGGCAGCACAGGAGACCTGCAGGGGTCTTGAGGACGGGGATATCCTCGTCCTTGCAGAGACCGCCGTTGCAACCGCGGAAGGAAACGTGATCGATCTTTCCTTTGTCACTCCGTCGGAGAAAGCCGTGGAACTGGCAAAACAATACCGCATGGACCCCCGGACTGCCGAGGTGGTAATCCGGGAGAGCGATTCGGTTGTCGGGGGTATCCCCGGTTTCCTTCTCTGCATGAAGAACGGCACGCTCCTCCCCAATGCGGGTGTTGATGCATCCAATGCACCCCCGGGCTGTGTCACCCCCCTCCCGGCCGACCCGGATAAGAGCGCAACCGACATCAAGGACACCATAAAAATCCTGACCGGCGCATCCATCGGGGTCATTATCGCCGACAGCCGCACCCACGCCATGCGCCTTGGCTGCAGCGGGGTTGCCATCGGGGCAGCCGGCATTACGGCCGTAATCGACGACCGCGGACGGTGCGATCTCTTCGGGCGGAAACTGGAAGTGACCAAGCGGGCAGTGGCAGACAACATCGCCTCGGCTGCCGAGCTCGTCATGGGCGAAGCGGACGAGTGCACCCCCGCGGCAATTGTCCGGGGGATCGGACTCCCTATCGGGGACCATGTGGGCGTCGACACGATCGATGCCACGGAATGCCTGTTCATGGGAGCATTCCGGAACAGCCGGACCGAGTGGTAA
- the purC gene encoding phosphoribosylaminoimidazolesuccinocarboxamide synthase encodes MKQKSLLYTGKAKSVYRTDAKGKLIVEFRDDITAFDGGKKDVLKNKGSYNAEVSTFFFNYLEKNGVKTHFIETLDARRMVVRELEMIPLEVIVRNIAAGSIVRNYPFKEGTKLDPPVIVIDYKDDSRHDPMLNDELIVALKLATPQELRKIKKIALEVNLHLAKLLAKQGITLVDFKIEFGRQGKTIYLGDEISMDSMRLWDKKTKESLDKDVYRFNKGDVMDTYNRVAKRITKTAGKP; translated from the coding sequence GTGAAGCAGAAGAGTCTTCTCTACACCGGTAAGGCCAAGTCCGTGTACCGGACAGATGCCAAGGGCAAGCTGATCGTTGAATTCCGGGACGATATCACCGCATTTGACGGCGGCAAGAAAGATGTCCTGAAAAACAAGGGCAGTTATAATGCCGAAGTGTCGACGTTCTTCTTCAACTACCTTGAAAAGAACGGGGTAAAGACCCATTTTATCGAAACCCTTGATGCCCGCCGCATGGTTGTCCGGGAACTCGAGATGATCCCGCTCGAAGTGATTGTCCGGAACATTGCAGCCGGTTCCATTGTGCGCAATTACCCCTTCAAGGAAGGCACAAAACTCGATCCGCCGGTCATTGTCATCGACTACAAGGACGATTCCCGGCACGATCCCATGCTCAACGACGAACTGATCGTGGCACTGAAGCTTGCAACGCCGCAGGAACTCAGAAAGATCAAGAAAATCGCGCTCGAAGTGAACCTGCATCTCGCAAAACTCCTTGCAAAACAGGGAATCACCCTCGTGGATTTCAAGATCGAATTCGGCAGGCAGGGAAAAACCATCTACCTCGGAGACGAGATCAGCATGGACTCCATGCGCCTCTGGGACAAGAAGACAAAAGAGTCGCTCGACAAGGATGTGTACCGCTTCAACAAGGGAGACGTGATGGACACGTACAACCGGGTTGCAAAGCGGATCACAAAAACTGCCGGAAAACCGTAA
- the cofG gene encoding 7,8-didemethyl-8-hydroxy-5-deazariboflavin synthase CofG: MQPRTITFSKNVFLPLTTVCHNRCGYCSFRTPVQEGCLMAREEVERTLERGAALGCTEALFTFGERPEKEPGFPEILRSGGYTSILDYCEAMCIKSIECGVLPHTNAGILTFEEMDRLRHVNASMGLMLETTAEIPAHATSVGKSPDVRLAMMEDAGRLRIPFTTGLLLGIGETMADREDSLFAIRDIHKRYGHIQEVIIQNFCPKPGTPLEGSPVPTTDEICATIGMARDILPREVAVQIPPNLIDASKLIHCGVDDLGGISPLTIDYVNPEHPWPALEELRGIAGDAMLRERLCIYPRYIERGWYPPALQPLINRLEQRIKEGAES; encoded by the coding sequence ATGCAGCCCCGCACCATCACCTTCTCAAAAAACGTCTTTCTCCCGCTCACCACGGTCTGCCACAACCGCTGCGGTTACTGCAGTTTCCGCACACCCGTGCAGGAGGGCTGCCTCATGGCAAGAGAAGAGGTTGAGCGGACACTTGAGCGGGGTGCAGCGCTGGGATGTACCGAGGCGCTCTTTACCTTTGGCGAACGCCCGGAAAAGGAGCCGGGGTTTCCGGAGATACTCAGATCGGGAGGATACACCTCCATTCTCGATTACTGCGAGGCTATGTGCATAAAGAGCATTGAGTGTGGCGTTCTCCCTCACACCAATGCCGGTATCCTGACGTTCGAAGAAATGGACCGGCTCCGGCACGTCAACGCGAGCATGGGGCTGATGCTGGAGACCACCGCGGAGATCCCGGCCCATGCCACATCTGTGGGAAAATCACCGGATGTCCGCCTTGCCATGATGGAGGATGCAGGCAGGCTTCGGATACCGTTCACCACGGGCCTCCTCCTCGGGATAGGCGAGACCATGGCCGACCGTGAAGACTCGCTCTTTGCCATCCGGGATATTCACAAGCGCTACGGTCATATCCAGGAAGTGATCATCCAGAACTTCTGCCCGAAACCCGGCACACCGCTTGAAGGAAGCCCGGTACCGACAACGGACGAGATCTGTGCCACCATCGGCATGGCGCGGGACATTCTCCCGAGGGAGGTAGCCGTCCAGATCCCGCCAAACCTCATCGATGCTTCGAAACTCATCCATTGCGGGGTCGATGACCTCGGGGGGATATCCCCGCTCACGATCGATTACGTGAACCCGGAACACCCGTGGCCCGCGCTCGAAGAACTCAGGGGAATAGCCGGGGATGCCATGCTCCGCGAGCGGCTCTGCATCTATCCCCGGTATATCGAGAGGGGCTGGTACCCTCCTGCCTTGCAACCCCTAATAAACCGGCTCGAACAAAGGATTAAGGAAGGAGCAGAATCGTGA
- a CDS encoding ferredoxin-thioredoxin reductase catalytic domain-containing protein, whose protein sequence is MTEDPIAEEDMLKWAKAYARKHGWTLNTDEKLLGTVIKGLVRNKNKFGHPYCPCRLRSGDEEKDRAIECPCIYHKDEVATMGHCHCNLYYKE, encoded by the coding sequence ATGACAGAAGATCCTATTGCTGAAGAAGATATGCTCAAGTGGGCAAAGGCATATGCCCGCAAGCACGGCTGGACCCTCAATACCGATGAAAAACTGCTTGGCACCGTGATCAAGGGGCTCGTGCGCAACAAGAACAAATTCGGGCATCCTTACTGTCCCTGCCGGCTCCGGAGCGGGGATGAGGAGAAGGACCGGGCAATCGAGTGCCCCTGCATCTACCACAAGGACGAGGTGGCAACCATGGGACACTGCCACTGCAACCTCTATTACAAAGAATAA
- a CDS encoding DUF5591 domain-containing protein has product MTAQKHGSEEKGNPPILTDPPFYLPEFEKSYRYIIDEYEIEPRDIAIFMPCAVRKPYSASTSHQLIRMIISQVFDPSQYHIVIFGTCGIVPAELEEMYPFAHYKYMLGKTKDEKIKDDFLRIETGRVAEYLKKTRHVYKYRIAYCLGLFRESLIRGSEEAGVKIDLLLPTHDLINQVIEEEDCQFQEGSLSMDSYRAEFCNGLIRFRNEHYGKEKE; this is encoded by the coding sequence ATGACTGCCCAGAAGCACGGATCTGAAGAGAAGGGGAATCCCCCCATCCTTACCGATCCGCCATTTTACCTGCCGGAGTTCGAGAAGTCGTACCGGTACATCATCGACGAGTACGAGATCGAACCCCGCGATATCGCCATTTTCATGCCCTGTGCAGTCAGGAAACCCTATTCTGCGAGCACCAGCCACCAGCTCATCAGGATGATCATATCCCAGGTTTTTGACCCGTCCCAGTACCACATCGTTATCTTCGGGACCTGTGGTATCGTTCCCGCCGAACTCGAAGAGATGTACCCGTTCGCCCATTACAAGTACATGCTGGGAAAGACCAAAGACGAGAAGATCAAGGATGATTTTCTCCGCATCGAGACCGGGCGGGTGGCGGAATATCTCAAAAAGACGCGCCACGTGTACAAATACCGTATCGCGTACTGCCTCGGGCTCTTCCGGGAATCCCTGATCCGGGGTTCGGAGGAAGCAGGAGTAAAAATCGATCTCCTCCTTCCCACGCACGACCTGATCAACCAGGTCATTGAGGAAGAAGACTGCCAGTTCCAGGAAGGCAGCCTCTCCATGGATTCGTACCGGGCAGAGTTCTGCAACGGGCTCATCCGGTTCCGGAACGAGCACTACGGGAAAGAAAAAGAGTAA
- a CDS encoding ribonuclease III domain-containing protein — translation MDLLQSSDPDVGAIISTFISRFNAAYGSPGADRWDITKEDWQRYEFLGDRVLSLIIAQTLFTQRNAVLNEGEMTRILNSVVSNRALDLLSKQHEKKVFTRLIPLAIGEQNTYGERITGGAFEAFIGALYCEVGLDDVTYFVNAIMKRALETCNPHENVIGILQEYYQKDNKPLPQYEELARNGPSHKPFFSVRVTLDDGRTFDGSGPSLSDARKDAARKALDGIGWKP, via the coding sequence ATGGACCTGCTCCAGAGTTCGGATCCTGACGTTGGTGCAATCATCAGCACATTTATTTCCCGCTTCAATGCAGCATACGGCTCGCCCGGTGCCGACCGCTGGGACATAACCAAGGAAGACTGGCAGCGGTACGAGTTCCTGGGCGACCGGGTCCTCTCCCTCATCATCGCCCAGACGCTTTTTACCCAGCGGAATGCTGTCCTCAACGAGGGGGAGATGACGCGAATCCTCAATAGCGTGGTCTCCAACCGGGCCCTGGATCTCCTCTCAAAACAGCACGAAAAGAAGGTCTTTACCCGGCTCATCCCCCTTGCCATTGGCGAGCAGAATACTTACGGCGAGCGTATCACCGGCGGGGCATTCGAGGCGTTTATCGGGGCACTGTATTGCGAGGTCGGGCTTGATGACGTTACCTACTTTGTCAATGCCATCATGAAGCGTGCCCTCGAAACCTGCAATCCCCACGAGAACGTGATCGGGATCCTGCAGGAATATTACCAGAAAGACAACAAACCCCTCCCGCAGTACGAGGAGCTGGCCCGGAACGGACCTTCGCACAAACCGTTCTTCTCGGTCAGGGTAACGCTCGATGACGGGAGAACCTTTGACGGCTCCGGCCCCTCTCTCTCCGATGCCCGGAAGGATGCAGCAAGGAAGGCGCTGGACGGGATTGGCTGGAAGCCGTAA
- the folD gene encoding bifunctional methylenetetrahydrofolate dehydrogenase/methenyltetrahydrofolate cyclohydrolase FolD encodes MILDGKKISEMRLELLKEEIEDSGLYPRLATVIVGSDPASQMYVRMKHRACEGVGIGSVGIELPADTTTQGVLDSVNRLNRDSDIDGILVQLPLPKQIDAERVIAAVSPGKDVDGYHPENMGLLFSGKPRFTSCTPTGIMTILAEYKIPVAGAKAVVVGRSIDVGRPMSALLTNADATVTVCHSKTKDLTEELRRADILVSAIGKAHFITADMVKPGAVVIDVGINQLGGKLVGDVDFAAVKEIASAITPVPGGVGPMTIATLMENTFRAAKVKTCDNVW; translated from the coding sequence ATTATCCTCGACGGAAAAAAAATCTCGGAGATGCGCCTTGAGCTCCTCAAAGAGGAGATCGAGGACTCCGGTCTCTATCCCCGCCTTGCCACGGTGATTGTCGGCAGCGACCCTGCATCGCAGATGTACGTGCGGATGAAACACCGGGCCTGCGAAGGGGTGGGGATCGGTTCCGTGGGGATCGAGCTTCCTGCAGATACGACGACCCAGGGGGTCCTCGATTCGGTGAACCGGCTCAACCGGGATTCCGATATCGACGGTATCCTTGTCCAGCTCCCGCTCCCGAAGCAGATCGATGCCGAGCGGGTAATAGCAGCAGTCAGTCCCGGTAAGGATGTGGACGGGTATCACCCGGAGAATATGGGGCTCCTCTTTTCCGGCAAGCCCCGGTTCACCTCGTGCACACCCACGGGCATCATGACAATCCTTGCCGAATACAAAATCCCGGTTGCAGGAGCCAAGGCAGTTGTTGTCGGGCGCAGCATCGATGTCGGGCGCCCGATGTCGGCTCTCCTGACCAATGCCGATGCAACCGTCACGGTCTGTCATAGTAAGACAAAAGACCTGACCGAAGAGCTCAGGCGGGCGGACATCCTCGTTTCTGCCATCGGGAAAGCGCATTTCATAACAGCGGACATGGTGAAGCCCGGCGCAGTTGTCATCGATGTCGGCATCAACCAGCTGGGTGGCAAACTGGTGGGCGACGTGGACTTTGCCGCAGTAAAGGAGATCGCCTCGGCCATCACTCCCGTTCCCGGGGGTGTCGGGCCGATGACGATTGCGACCTTAATGGAGAACACATTCCGTGCGGCAAAGGTGAAGACATGCGACAATGTGTGGTGA
- a CDS encoding 4Fe-4S binding protein: MNRQQIRVAVLFLSFLLMSVTFVYISPIVMMMGLAQGIIAAGLIFWIAAFLLTFIFGRAFCGYLCPMGAEQELIDKAVKTKLRPVPYLRYIKYLFAILWVGGAVFLAAGAGGLVLQPLYGLGNGLPPWNSATYVFFYGMILGVFLLVLILGRRGMCNYFCPMSVVFIAITWIKDRLRIPSLHLEAKPDDCIKCKKCEAACPMNLPVQEMAGKDELQNPECIVCGSCADVCPKNVIRLAWFWKK; this comes from the coding sequence ATGAACCGCCAACAGATCCGCGTCGCTGTCCTCTTCCTCTCGTTCCTCCTGATGTCGGTGACGTTCGTTTACATCTCGCCCATCGTGATGATGATGGGCCTCGCGCAGGGGATTATTGCTGCCGGGCTCATTTTCTGGATTGCCGCATTCCTGCTCACGTTCATCTTCGGCAGGGCTTTCTGCGGGTACCTCTGCCCGATGGGGGCCGAGCAGGAACTCATCGATAAGGCAGTAAAAACAAAACTCCGCCCGGTCCCGTACCTGCGGTACATCAAGTACCTTTTCGCCATCCTCTGGGTTGGCGGGGCGGTCTTCCTTGCCGCAGGTGCAGGAGGGCTGGTTCTGCAACCGCTTTACGGCCTCGGGAATGGCCTGCCGCCATGGAACTCTGCTACGTATGTATTCTTTTACGGCATGATCCTCGGGGTCTTCCTTCTCGTCCTCATTCTCGGGCGGAGGGGGATGTGCAATTACTTCTGTCCCATGTCCGTGGTCTTCATAGCGATAACGTGGATCAAGGACCGGCTCAGGATCCCGTCACTCCACCTGGAAGCAAAGCCTGACGATTGCATCAAATGTAAAAAATGCGAGGCCGCATGCCCGATGAATCTGCCGGTCCAGGAAATGGCGGGGAAAGACGAGCTGCAGAACCCGGAGTGTATCGTCTGCGGGAGCTGTGCAGATGTCTGCCCAAAGAACGTTATCCGGCTTGCGTGGTTCTGGAAAAAATAA
- a CDS encoding transglutaminase family protein, with protein MAAETKPKNIKTVSRHRSQSPTGTLMVLLILLIALLLSCAGCIHAARPGTGAPESQASGADTSRYFLYQNIVNTSAGSMTGPGGNSTVLEGRKAAAIRDAMDSRNPVTRDFAVSLIPRPHGGPFNLAQICDLWEAVYSRWTYVNDPNSGDYFSPASHTIALGLKGDCDDFAIVVAAMIESVGGDARVIYASNGTVGHAYPEVYIGTTKEEFEAAAAYIRYRYKITDVGCHITNSTTGPRYWLNLDWGSRYPGGGFFADKGVRIAYYPDGHWEKVEA; from the coding sequence ATGGCAGCAGAGACGAAGCCAAAAAACATAAAGACCGTGAGCCGGCACCGGTCCCAAAGCCCGACCGGCACGCTCATGGTCCTGCTCATTCTCCTTATCGCTCTCCTTCTCTCCTGCGCCGGCTGTATCCATGCCGCCCGGCCCGGCACCGGTGCACCCGAAAGCCAGGCTTCCGGTGCCGATACCTCCCGTTATTTCCTGTACCAGAATATAGTCAATACATCCGCGGGGAGTATGACCGGGCCGGGCGGGAACAGTACAGTACTTGAAGGCCGGAAAGCTGCAGCCATCCGGGATGCCATGGACTCGCGGAACCCGGTCACCCGGGACTTTGCCGTCTCGCTCATCCCACGGCCCCATGGCGGGCCGTTCAACCTCGCCCAGATCTGCGACCTCTGGGAAGCTGTATACTCCCGCTGGACTTACGTGAACGATCCGAACAGCGGCGATTATTTTTCCCCTGCCAGCCATACCATTGCCCTCGGCCTCAAGGGAGACTGCGATGACTTCGCCATTGTCGTTGCCGCCATGATAGAATCGGTGGGCGGGGATGCCCGCGTCATCTATGCATCGAACGGCACGGTCGGCCATGCCTACCCGGAAGTGTATATCGGTACAACAAAAGAAGAGTTCGAAGCAGCAGCAGCGTATATCCGGTACCGGTATAAAATCACGGACGTGGGCTGTCACATCACCAACAGTACGACCGGTCCGCGGTACTGGCTCAACCTTGACTGGGGAAGCCGGTATCCCGGCGGGGGATTCTTTGCCGATAAAGGAGTCCGGATCGCCTATTACCCGGATGGTCACTGGGAGAAGGTGGAGGCATGA
- a CDS encoding GyrI-like domain-containing protein → MENIPFTIRKVPERIVVGLSRRTCNADGRSVTDIPACWTEFFKQNAAAKIKNRAIPPAMYVVYSDYASDWKGEYSFLLGCGVTRAESVPEGMEVRRIPAQTYAVFNAKGRMPDELLAVWATVWPSSLPRTYTYDFEVYDKRFTRPLNKEVDVYVAIDPEQLKKLQK, encoded by the coding sequence ATGGAGAATATCCCGTTTACCATACGGAAGGTGCCCGAGCGAATCGTAGTCGGGCTCTCCCGGAGAACCTGCAATGCCGACGGCAGGAGCGTTACGGACATTCCGGCCTGCTGGACGGAATTCTTTAAGCAGAATGCTGCGGCAAAAATCAAGAACCGGGCAATCCCCCCGGCCATGTACGTTGTCTATTCCGATTATGCAAGTGACTGGAAAGGAGAGTACTCGTTCCTTCTCGGATGCGGTGTGACAAGGGCCGAATCGGTTCCCGAAGGAATGGAAGTCCGGCGGATCCCGGCCCAGACCTACGCGGTCTTCAATGCAAAAGGCAGGATGCCCGACGAACTGCTCGCGGTATGGGCTACGGTCTGGCCCTCAAGCCTGCCCCGGACGTATACGTACGATTTCGAGGTGTACGACAAGCGGTTCACCCGCCCCCTCAACAAGGAAGTGGACGTGTACGTGGCAATCGATCCGGAACAGCTGAAAAAACTCCAGAAGTAA